The following nucleotide sequence is from Fastidiosipila sp..
GGAGGGGAAACGGACGGCAACGGTAGAAAGTCCCGCCGTCACACTGTCGGGGATTCGGCTGTGCCGGGGCATGACGAAAGTCAGGGGTCCCGGCGAGAAGGCTTCATAGAGAGGCCAAAACAGGGGCGGAATAGCTGCTGTCACCTGATCCAGCCAGTCTGCCGAAAGAAGATGGACGATCAGGGGATTGTCCGCAGGCCGGCCTTTCAGAAGGAAGATCTGGTCGACCGCCTCAGGCAGGAGAGCTGACGCCCCCAAACCGTAAACGGTTTCGGTCGGGAAGGCGACGATGGCGCCCTTGGCAAGCGCCTGGCCCGGGACGCACAGATCATCAGGACTCACAGGATGCTGGACGGTAATGACCTTGGTTTTCATGGGATTTTGCCCTCAGGATTGAAGCGCCGCCTCATGCTCGGCAACCTGCAGGGCATCAATGATTTCATCCAGGTCGCCGGCCAGAATCCGGTCCAGCTTGTAAAGGGTCAGCCCAATCCGGTGATCGGTCACCCGTGACTGGGGGAAATTGTAGGTCCGGATCCGCTCGCTGCGGTCACCGGTCCCCACCTGGCTTTTTCTTTCACTGGCAATGGCATCCGCCTGTTCGCGTTCGGCCCGGTCGAGCAGAATGGCGCGCAGATGCGCCATGGCCTTGTCCTTATTCTTATACTGGGACCGCTGGTCCTGGCAGGTAACGACAACACCCGTGGGCAAATGAGTAATGCGGATGGCCGAGCTGGTCTTATTGACATGCTGGCCGCCCGCGCCCGAGGCCCGGTAAGTATCGATCTGAAGATCTTTGGGGTCGATCTCAAAATCGACTTCATCCGCTTCGGGCAGGACCGCCACCGTCACGGCTGACGTATGGATCCGGCCGCCGGCTTCAGTCACCGGAACGCGCTGGACACGGTGGGCCCCGCTTTCGTATTTAAGCCGGCTATAAGCTCCCTCTCCTTCAATAGTGAAGATGATTTCCTTGAAACCACCGATCTCTGTTTCATTCATATCGACGATTTCGGTCTCCCAGCCGCGCGCTTCCGCGTAGGCGGCGTACATGCGGTAAAGGTCAGCTGCGAAGAGCGCCGCCTCCTCACCCCCGGTGCCTGCCCGGATCTCAACGATGACATCCCGCTGGTCTTTTTCGTCTTTGGGTTCAATAGCTTCCCGGATGGCCCCATCCAGTACCTCTGCCCTCGTTTCCAGTTCCGCGATCTCTTCGCGGGCCAGCTCGCGAAGCTCCGCGTCATCCGTTTCATTCATCAGCTGGCGATTTTCCTCAATCGCCTCCTTGACCGACCGGAGCTCCCGGATCAGGTTGACCAGCGGCTGCAGGTCGGCGTGCTCCTTTGCAAGCTTGATGTAGGCTTTTTGATCCCGCATCAAATCCGTGTCGGCCAGCATGCCCGACAGCTCTTCGTAGCGGGCCTCGCTGGCAGTCAGTTTAGAATATTGATCAATCTCCATGTCAGGAACTCCAACTGTCTTATCCTTATATTACATGAGACCGGGCCGAAAAGAGGAGGACGCGCACGTGTCCCAGCAGGTCTTTGTCCCGGCCGCGGGGCAGCCAGCCGCAAGTGCGAAAAATGGCTGTAACCGGATCGGCCTGACCCGCCCCGACTTCGAGCATGAGCAGGCCACCTGGGGCCAGATGCTGTTTTCCTTCTCCCGCCAGCCTCCGGTAAAAGGCAAGGCCGTCCGCACCGCCATCCAGGGCTTCAACCGGCTCATGGACCGCCACTTCCGGCATCAGGCGGCCGATCGCTTCCGTCACAATGTAGGGAGGGTTGGCCAGGATCAGGTCAAAAGGCTCAAGGCCCTGGGGCCAGATATCGGCCCGGACCAGCCGGACCGGATCTCCCGGCAGGATGGATCCGGCGTTGGCGGCAGCGGTTTCAAGCGCTTTTCCCGAGCTGTCCGCCAGGGTAAGGTCAAAGGCTATCCCCTCTTTTTTCAGATGGAAGGCCAGGCTGAGTCCGACAGCGCCCGTTCCGGCAAAAGTATCCAGAATACGTAAGGGTTCGCCCCGGTCAGGCCAGCTTCCAAGCAGGCGGATGGCAGCCTCAACCAGATGCTCGGTTTCCGGCCTGGGCGTCAGGGTCCACTCCGTCACCCTGAAGGGGAGGCCATAAAACCAGGCACGGCCCGCGATCTGCGCCAGGGGCTTGCCCTGAAGCCGAAGCGACAGGGCCTCTTCCAGTGAAGCGGCAAGGTCCTCATCGAGCGGCTGCTCGGGATGGGCCAGCTGGGTTGCCCGGCTGATCCCGGCCACCGCCTGGATCAGAGCTCTTGCCTCCTGGCGGGGTGATTCAAAGCCGTCAGCGGCAAAGGCTTTCACGGCTTGCTCCAAAAAGAGATCCAGCCGCGCCTGCCTACCACTTGTCATCGTCAGAATTTTCGGGAATAACGGCCTTGACGGCCTCGATGGCGACTTCCATCATGGCTTCATCCGGTTCTGCCGTCGTCAGGCGCTGCAAAGCCAGTCCCGGCTTGGAAAGGGCCCTGGTCAGCCAATTGTCGCGTGACCCGGCATAGTGGATCAACTCGTAGGAAATGCCGGCGATCAGGGGCAGGAGAACCAAACGGATTGCAATATTGAGCCAGAGCGTGTAACGGCCGACAAGTGAAAAGGTCAGGATGGACACCAGCATGACCAGAAAAAGAAAAGAGGTGCCGCAGCGTGGATGAAGCCGGCTTTGCTGGCCGACATGGGGGACGGTCAGGGGCAGGCCCGCCTCATAGCAGGCAATGGTTTTATGCTCTGACCCGTGGTACATCCAGACGCGTTTGATTTCAGACGATCGCGAGGTCAGCCATAAATAGAGGAGGAACAGGAAGATGCGCAGAAAACCTTCCAGGACAGACAGGGCCACGACCGTTGCACCCCGGGTCTGGCCCAGCCCGAAACCGGACAGGCGGCGGATCAGGTCGGTCAGGGCACTGGGCAGCAAAATGAAAAGGGCGATGCCCAGCCCAAGCGACAGGAAGAGAGTAAAAGTCAGGACGATATTCGGATGACGGTCGGCGAAGCGGTCAAGCGAT
It contains:
- the prfA gene encoding peptide chain release factor 1 yields the protein MEIDQYSKLTASEARYEELSGMLADTDLMRDQKAYIKLAKEHADLQPLVNLIRELRSVKEAIEENRQLMNETDDAELRELAREEIAELETRAEVLDGAIREAIEPKDEKDQRDVIVEIRAGTGGEEAALFAADLYRMYAAYAEARGWETEIVDMNETEIGGFKEIIFTIEGEGAYSRLKYESGAHRVQRVPVTEAGGRIHTSAVTVAVLPEADEVDFEIDPKDLQIDTYRASGAGGQHVNKTSSAIRITHLPTGVVVTCQDQRSQYKNKDKAMAHLRAILLDRAEREQADAIASERKSQVGTGDRSERIRTYNFPQSRVTDHRIGLTLYKLDRILAGDLDEIIDALQVAEHEAALQS
- the prmC gene encoding peptide chain release factor N(5)-glutamine methyltransferase → MKAFAADGFESPRQEARALIQAVAGISRATQLAHPEQPLDEDLAASLEEALSLRLQGKPLAQIAGRAWFYGLPFRVTEWTLTPRPETEHLVEAAIRLLGSWPDRGEPLRILDTFAGTGAVGLSLAFHLKKEGIAFDLTLADSSGKALETAAANAGSILPGDPVRLVRADIWPQGLEPFDLILANPPYIVTEAIGRLMPEVAVHEPVEALDGGADGLAFYRRLAGEGKQHLAPGGLLMLEVGAGQADPVTAIFRTCGWLPRGRDKDLLGHVRVLLFSARSHVI
- a CDS encoding DUF1385 domain-containing protein; its protein translation is MPDKKQKEEGKATEPSCKRTSIGGQALIEGLLMLGPHKQAIAIRKPDGEIQVTVKEREGRSARFKLPFLRGVVRLVTQMKVGISALMYSAEAAMGEEEAKEKEPSSLDRFADRHPNIVLTFTLFLSLGLGIALFILLPSALTDLIRRLSGFGLGQTRGATVVALSVLEGFLRIFLFLLYLWLTSRSSEIKRVWMYHGSEHKTIACYEAGLPLTVPHVGQQSRLHPRCGTSFLFLVMLVSILTFSLVGRYTLWLNIAIRLVLLPLIAGISYELIHYAGSRDNWLTRALSKPGLALQRLTTAEPDEAMMEVAIEAVKAVIPENSDDDKW